The Anguilla anguilla isolate fAngAng1 chromosome 4, fAngAng1.pri, whole genome shotgun sequence genome has a window encoding:
- the skida1 gene encoding SKI/DACH domain-containing protein 1: MGDLESGYEEMEGVKLGYLVIKGKQMFALSQVFTDLLKNIPRTTVHKRMDHLNVKKHHCDLEELRKLKAINSIAFHAAKCTLISREDVEALYISCKTERVLKSKKRKTNTSSPEDTCDDQINPEPHDDFWKEKVWLSLHGVPQTFSFKNRHGRQGAASPPASNLPQIYSKFACRGYQAVTKSECKSHKNYETSQIPSNCVAFNSNHSFIRNVVCTRQPLLCHSAIAAQSRRSSTTDLIYKGKGEHEDTGIQFWSTGRRSRQVLFVPKCCKAKVPNGSLNKFYLEHGLYLDHQHIGNFQESCSSDTESSSYSERVDDSDFGSSLSTTSNSATSDEEEDDSVSESSDVSSDEESSSQSDSSSVASQVSLQSIRMRRTSFSALSNKAPPLPQASFHCSLQHSTTNQSGTTELDYGIFTRKLPKADFNRTTSVNKHEDSTVSKQRKAFPLVLGSCFTETRRERFSRTLSHIENEIPNDPKRTDPAINSVIETGSSPSSKGNKEFPLQRVSGQANKCPQALISYCVRDKETIVSQFTENNPSFDVHLKKEPKISHCLQLPPPHNIIKTEVEEPSTPTDVHSENNGSVKTPQTLLRNVKIKVEEISDEYEFSCQGNGLVWKYQCNRNEPDITSGQYPSGEDKPIHSVNNATKATECAGDFTTPRKSPSVHPESQSTLSTPYPEDGEYKNGARVRKNYRTLVLGKQSGIPTTQLKLNGKVYRTPRSTGKTENYEGSPEDFTGGSKRKRASSNVAAVKRPFNFMENFPSPPSLIIGSDGDLSPAYSLNSMKDKQPHRSHPVWKWQLGGSAVPLPPSHRFRKF, encoded by the coding sequence ATGGGCGATTTGGAGTCTGGTTATGAAGAGATGGAGGGTGTTAAACTCGGGTACCTGGTTATCAAGGGCAAGCAAATGTTTGCCCTTTCTCAAGTCTTCACCGACCTCTTGAAAAATATTCCAAGGACTACTGTGCATAAACGAATGGACCACCTCAACGTGAAGAAGCATCACTGTGATCTGGAGGAATTGCGAAAACTCAAAGCAATAAACTCTATAGCTTTCCATGCGGCTAAATGTACTCTGATTTCAAGGGAAGACGTGGAAGCTTTGTATATTTCTTGCAAAACGGAGCGAGTGCttaaatccaaaaaaagaaaaacgaacaCGAGTTCACCAGAGGATACCTGTGACGACCAGATCAACCCAGAACCCCACGACGATTTCTGGAAAGAAAAAGTTTGGCTAAGTTTGCACGGGGTTCCTCAGactttctcatttaaaaacagacatggaAGACAAGGGGCTGCCTCACCCCCGGCTTCCAATCTACCtcaaatttacagtaaattcGCGTGCCGCGGCTACCAAGCAGTGACAAAGTCGGAATGCAAATCCCACAAAAACTATGAAACTTCTCAGATTCCCAGCAATTGTGTAGCATTTAATTCAAATCATTCGTTTATTCGGAATGTTGTATGCACCCGACAACCCCTACTCTGTCATTCCGCCATTGCGGCACAGTCAAGGCGCTCAAGCACTACCGACCTAATTTATAAAGGGAAAGGAGAGCACGAGGACACTGGCATACAATTTTGGAGCACAGGCAGACGCAGTCGTCAGGTTTTATTTGTCCCGAAATGCTGCAAGGCAAAAGTACCCAACGGTTCTTTAAACAAATTTTACCTCGAGCACGGGTTATACCTCGACCACCAACATATCGGGAATTTCCAGGAGAGCTGCAGTAGTGACACCGAGTCAAGTTCTTACTCCGAACGAGTCGATGACTCGGATTTTGGGTCAAGTTTGTCAACTACCAGTAACTCCGCAACCTCCGACGAGGAGGAAGATGATTCTGTGTCAGAATCATCAGACGTCAGTTCAGATGAGGAGAGTTCTTCCCAATCTGACTCAAGTTCTGTTGCGAGCCAAGTTTCGTTGCAGAGCATTCGAATGAGGCGTACCAGTTTTTCAGCTCTCAGCAATAAAGCGCCTCCACTACCGCAAGCGTCTTTTCACTGTAGTctccaacacagcacaacaaatCAGAGCGGAACAACTGAGTTGGATTACGGCATTTTCACCAGGAAGCTCCCGAAAGCTGACTTTAACCGCACAACCTCTGTGAACAAACACGAGGATAGTACTGTATCAAAGCAGCGAAAGGCATTCCCGCTTGTTCTTGGAAGTTGTTTTACAGAAACCAGGAGGGAAAGGTTTTCTAGGACATTGTCacacattgaaaatgaaattccaAATGATCCAAAGAGGACTGACCCCGCAATTAACAGTGTTATTGAAACAGGGTCTTCACCTAGTTCAAAGGGAAACAAAGAGTTTCCTCTACAAAGGGTATCAGGACAGGCAAACAAATGCCCACAAGCCTTGATCTCATACTGTGTCAGAGACAAAGAAACAATAGTTTCTCAGTTCACCGAGAACAATCCTTCATTTGacgtacatttaaaaaaagagccgAAAATTAGCCATTGCCTTCAACTACCCCCACCTCATAACATTATCAAGACAGAAGTAGAGGAGCCCAGCACACCCACCGATGTTCACAGCGAGAACAACGGATCAGTAAAGACACCGCAAACTCTGCTTCGGAACGTTAAAATTAAAGTAGAGGAAATATCTGACGAGTATGAATTCTCGTGTCAGGGTAATGGACTTGTATGGAAATACCAATGCAACAGAAATGAGCCAGACATCACCAGTGGTCAATATCCGAGTGGCGAGGACAAACCAATACACAGTGTAAACAATGCGACTAAAGCCACCGAGTGCGCTGGAGACTTTACCACTCCCCGAAAGTCTCCCTCAGTACACCCGGAATCTCAAAGCACTTTAAGCACCCCTTATCCGGAGGACGGAGAGTACAAAAACGGTGCGAGGGTAAGGAAAAACTATAGGACTCTGGTACTGGGGAAACAGTCTGGAATTCCGACGAcacaactgaaattaaatggtaAAGTTTACAGGACCCCAAGATCTACAGGTAAGACAGAGAATTATGAAGGATCACCAGAGGATTTTACGGGCGGGAGTAAACGCAAACGTGCATCAAGCAATGTAGCAGCTGTGAAAAGGCCTTTCAACTTCATGGAAAATTTTCCGTCTCCGCCGTCGCTAATTATTGGCAGTGATGGGGATTTGAGCCCCGCTTATTCTCTGAACTCTATGAAGGATAAACAGCCTCACCGGTCTCATCCTGTGTGGAAGTGGCAGCTTGGTGGTTCTGCTGTACCCCTCCCACCAAGTCACAGATTTCGGAAATTTTAG